Proteins co-encoded in one Pseudarthrobacter chlorophenolicus A6 genomic window:
- the nadD gene encoding nicotinate-nucleotide adenylyltransferase, translated as MRRSSDKGRIRLGVMGGTFDPIHHGHLVAASEVAAEFDLDEVVFVPTGQPWQKSHKRVTEPEHRYLMTVIATASNPRFTVSRVDVDRPGPTYTIDTLRDLRAQRPDADLFFITGADALAQILSWKDIDELWSLAHFVGVTRPGHVLDGMGRDDVSLLEVPAMAISSTDCRTRVAGNDPVWYLVPDGVVQYIAKYGLYAPAAGDDQSSEARERASTE; from the coding sequence TTGCGCCGGAGCAGTGACAAGGGCCGGATCCGGCTGGGCGTGATGGGCGGGACGTTCGACCCCATCCATCACGGCCACCTTGTTGCCGCCAGTGAGGTGGCTGCGGAATTCGACCTGGACGAGGTCGTCTTTGTCCCCACCGGACAGCCATGGCAGAAGTCCCACAAACGGGTTACCGAGCCGGAACACCGCTACCTGATGACGGTCATCGCCACTGCCTCCAATCCGAGGTTCACGGTGAGCCGGGTGGATGTGGACCGCCCCGGTCCCACGTACACCATCGACACCCTGCGCGACCTTCGCGCGCAGCGCCCTGACGCGGACCTGTTCTTCATTACCGGCGCTGATGCCCTCGCGCAGATCCTGTCCTGGAAGGACATCGACGAACTGTGGTCCCTGGCCCATTTCGTTGGAGTCACCCGTCCGGGCCACGTCCTTGACGGCATGGGGCGCGACGACGTCAGCCTCCTCGAAGTGCCGGCCATGGCCATCTCTTCCACAGACTGCCGCACCCGGGTAGCGGGAAACGATCCCGTTTGGTACCTGGTACCTGATGGCGTGGTGCAGTACATCGCGAAGTATGGGCTGTACGCACCGGCAGCCGGGGACGATCAATCTTCCGAAGCACGCGAACGAGCCAGCACTGAATGA
- a CDS encoding AAA family ATPase, whose protein sequence is MLQTSASAGIEPAELARAQQVVAGISRSFDAKVVGQARLRESLLVGLLTGGHVLLESVPGLAKTTAAQTVAEAVSAGFRRIQCTPDLLPSDIVGTQIYDAAKGTFVTQLGPVHANIVLLDEINRSSAKTQSAMLEAMQERQTSIGGQDYKLPSPFLVLATQNPIEQEGTYQLPEAQMDRFMLKDVLDYPSPAEEAEIIRRIDAGVFSPEQVPAAAVSLDAVRAAQDLVRRIYLDPAIVNYIVGLVFVTRNAGQYIDRRLADFIEFGASPRASIAFSQAARAVALLHGRDHVIPEDVKALAHRVLRHRIILNFDAVAEQVPVETVIDAVVAAVQTP, encoded by the coding sequence GTGCTTCAAACCAGCGCGTCCGCGGGAATCGAACCGGCCGAACTGGCCAGGGCGCAGCAGGTGGTGGCCGGCATTTCCCGCAGCTTTGACGCCAAGGTGGTGGGCCAGGCCAGGCTCCGCGAGTCCCTGCTGGTCGGCCTGCTGACCGGCGGCCACGTCCTGCTCGAAAGTGTCCCCGGGCTGGCCAAAACCACGGCAGCCCAGACTGTGGCGGAGGCGGTCAGCGCAGGATTCCGCCGCATCCAGTGCACACCGGACCTCCTGCCCAGCGACATCGTGGGAACGCAGATCTACGATGCCGCCAAGGGCACTTTCGTCACGCAGCTGGGTCCGGTCCACGCCAATATCGTGCTGCTGGACGAGATCAACCGCTCCAGCGCCAAAACCCAAAGCGCCATGCTCGAAGCCATGCAGGAGCGGCAAACGTCCATCGGCGGCCAGGACTACAAACTGCCGTCCCCGTTCCTGGTGCTCGCCACGCAAAACCCCATCGAGCAGGAAGGCACCTATCAGCTGCCCGAAGCCCAGATGGACAGGTTCATGCTCAAGGACGTGCTCGACTATCCGTCGCCGGCGGAAGAAGCCGAAATCATCAGGCGCATCGACGCCGGCGTGTTCAGCCCGGAGCAGGTGCCGGCCGCCGCTGTTTCGTTGGACGCGGTCAGGGCCGCCCAGGACCTGGTCCGGCGCATCTATCTCGACCCTGCGATCGTCAACTACATCGTGGGCCTGGTGTTCGTCACCCGCAACGCGGGCCAGTACATTGACCGGCGGCTGGCGGACTTCATCGAGTTCGGCGCCAGCCCCCGTGCCAGCATCGCCTTCAGCCAGGCTGCGCGGGCCGTGGCTCTCCTGCACGGCCGCGACCACGTTATTCCGGAGGACGTCAAGGCCCTCGCGCACCGGGTGCTGCGCCACCGGATCATCCTCAACTTTGACGCCGTCGCGGAGCAGGTGCCGGTGGAAACGGTGATCGACGCCGTCGTCGCTGCCGTCCAGACACCCTGA
- a CDS encoding vWA domain-containing protein — translation MELMFWWLLPAAAVAAAAAAWAALRNGKAGVRRRPAAHSDRLTMLPEYQDALRRHRRWLAVAGLACAALLASAAVAAARPVQLTTTVPEQRNRDIMLCLDVSGSMSSADAAVVDVFAELAREFDGERIGLTIFDSTGSQVFPLTDDYGYARDQLLLARDAFDGKPGSSGFLDGTWGGRGSSLIGDGLASCLNGFPRTQDSDAAADNPAVKRSRSVVLATDNYVSGNPILTLPQASALAKDRTVRVYALNPGDLDYGSDAGQPGAQLRVAAESTGGSYYALDNPGAVPGIVAAVQETEAAALKGAPRAVVSDQPALPLWVAVLSGITLGAALWRMRL, via the coding sequence ATGGAGCTGATGTTCTGGTGGCTGCTTCCCGCAGCGGCAGTTGCGGCCGCCGCGGCAGCGTGGGCCGCCCTCCGGAACGGTAAGGCAGGCGTACGACGCCGGCCTGCCGCCCACAGCGACCGCCTCACCATGCTGCCTGAATACCAGGACGCCCTGCGCCGCCACCGCCGGTGGCTCGCCGTGGCAGGGCTTGCCTGCGCCGCGCTGCTGGCATCGGCCGCTGTGGCAGCTGCGCGGCCCGTCCAGCTCACCACCACGGTGCCGGAGCAGCGCAACCGGGACATCATGCTGTGCCTGGACGTTTCGGGCTCCATGAGCAGCGCCGACGCCGCCGTGGTGGACGTCTTCGCCGAACTGGCCCGGGAATTCGACGGTGAACGGATCGGCCTGACCATCTTCGACAGCACCGGCAGCCAGGTCTTCCCGCTGACGGACGATTACGGCTATGCCCGCGACCAGCTGCTGCTGGCACGCGACGCCTTCGACGGCAAACCTGGCAGCTCCGGTTTCCTGGACGGCACCTGGGGCGGCCGCGGCTCTTCGCTCATTGGCGACGGGCTTGCCTCCTGCCTCAACGGTTTCCCCCGCACCCAGGACAGTGACGCAGCGGCGGACAACCCCGCAGTGAAGCGCTCACGGTCGGTGGTCCTGGCCACTGACAACTACGTATCCGGCAATCCGATCCTGACGCTTCCGCAGGCCTCGGCGCTTGCCAAGGACAGGACAGTCCGCGTGTACGCATTGAACCCGGGGGATCTGGACTACGGTTCCGATGCCGGGCAACCGGGGGCGCAGCTTCGCGTGGCAGCTGAATCCACGGGCGGGTCCTACTACGCACTCGACAATCCCGGGGCAGTACCGGGAATTGTTGCCGCAGTGCAGGAAACTGAGGCCGCCGCTTTGAAAGGCGCCCCGAGGGCGGTGGTCTCGGACCAGCCGGCACTTCCATTGTGGGTGGCCGTCCTCTCCGGGATAACGCTCGGCGCCGCGCTGTGGAGGATGCGGCTATGA
- a CDS encoding DUF58 domain-containing protein yields the protein MTSLLHRVKSKMAIFAHRKARGMLDGEYGSVFRGRSLDFDDLRAYVPGDEVRDIDWKASARHGSPLIRRYVAVRRQTVILVTDTGRNMAAVSRSGEVKKDIAVMALGVAGYLAYRHGDVVGLVSGDSAATGTIPAKAGEAHLERLLRHVHSRAGLEAAPSRIEDQLDHVARTVKGRNLLFVVADEIPASPALEQLLRRLRAQHEILWLTIRDAELVPSGAAPCDGAGYFSVNDSAVLPMHLAATEAIAAAYAAATDERDAARNTMLRRAGITEGTVDGSRDVVSALFALLERHRRAG from the coding sequence ATGACCAGCCTGCTGCACAGGGTGAAATCGAAGATGGCCATCTTCGCCCACCGCAAAGCCCGGGGAATGCTCGACGGCGAGTACGGTTCAGTCTTCCGCGGACGCAGCCTCGACTTTGATGACCTGCGCGCCTACGTGCCCGGCGACGAAGTCCGCGATATCGACTGGAAAGCCTCGGCCCGGCATGGGTCGCCGTTGATCCGCCGCTACGTGGCGGTCCGGCGGCAAACGGTCATCCTGGTCACGGACACGGGGCGGAACATGGCAGCTGTCTCGCGGTCAGGCGAGGTTAAGAAGGACATCGCCGTCATGGCCCTGGGCGTGGCCGGCTACCTGGCGTACCGGCACGGTGACGTGGTGGGCCTGGTCAGCGGTGACTCGGCTGCCACCGGCACCATCCCCGCGAAGGCCGGCGAAGCCCACCTGGAACGGCTCCTCCGGCACGTCCACTCCCGTGCCGGCCTGGAGGCCGCCCCCAGCAGGATCGAGGACCAGCTGGACCACGTGGCGCGCACCGTCAAGGGACGCAACCTCCTCTTTGTCGTCGCGGACGAAATCCCGGCGTCCCCCGCCCTGGAGCAGTTACTCCGCAGGCTCCGTGCGCAGCACGAAATCCTTTGGCTCACCATCCGGGACGCTGAACTGGTGCCCTCCGGAGCCGCGCCCTGTGACGGAGCCGGGTATTTCAGCGTCAATGACTCGGCTGTCCTCCCGATGCACCTTGCCGCCACGGAGGCCATTGCCGCCGCCTACGCCGCCGCCACGGACGAAAGGGATGCAGCCCGGAACACCATGCTGCGCCGGGCCGGCATCACCGAAGGGACCGTTGACGGCAGCCGGGACGTTGTCAGCGCGCTCTTTGCGCTCCTGGAAAGGCACCGCCGTGCAGGATGA
- a CDS encoding vWA domain-containing protein: MTRIRPTGSRRWLRRGLLAVFLVAALCRPALPGGTAQAATTDLNVFFVVDTTTSMVAEDYGTSAPRMDGVRQDIMDIAKELPGARFSLITFDTKAFVRMPLTTDTLALQTMVTVLEPQVTAFAKGSSITAARQVLSERLDAARESHPERPRLVYYLGDGEQTSGKEPERFNLDGSLVAGGAVLGYGTAAGGRMKENSGDPGETSDGPYVRDAGGADALSRIDEPRLQDVAGQLGVPYVHRQAGDPVGPMMQEARPGSLERSSDSLEGRTELYWLFAAGAFALALPDAVTIIRRYRELPRAAASPIPARAAARDERVK; this comes from the coding sequence ATGACTCGCATCCGGCCGACGGGCAGCCGCCGCTGGCTGCGCCGCGGCTTGCTGGCGGTGTTCCTGGTTGCGGCGCTGTGCCGCCCCGCCTTGCCGGGCGGCACCGCACAGGCAGCCACCACGGACCTGAACGTGTTCTTCGTGGTGGACACCACCACCAGCATGGTGGCCGAAGACTACGGGACCTCAGCTCCGAGGATGGATGGTGTCCGGCAGGACATTATGGACATTGCCAAGGAACTGCCCGGGGCACGGTTCTCGCTGATCACCTTTGACACGAAAGCGTTCGTCCGGATGCCCCTCACCACCGACACCCTGGCACTGCAGACAATGGTCACCGTCCTGGAGCCGCAGGTGACCGCCTTCGCCAAGGGCAGCAGCATCACCGCCGCCCGCCAGGTCCTTTCCGAGCGCCTCGACGCCGCGCGTGAGAGCCACCCGGAGCGCCCGCGGCTGGTGTACTACCTGGGTGACGGCGAGCAGACCAGCGGCAAGGAGCCGGAACGCTTCAACCTGGACGGCAGCCTGGTGGCCGGGGGAGCCGTCCTGGGGTACGGGACGGCCGCCGGCGGCCGCATGAAGGAAAACTCCGGTGATCCGGGTGAAACCTCTGACGGGCCCTACGTGCGTGACGCTGGCGGTGCCGATGCGCTGTCCCGCATCGATGAGCCGCGGCTGCAGGATGTTGCCGGGCAACTTGGCGTACCGTACGTGCACCGGCAAGCCGGAGACCCTGTTGGTCCCATGATGCAGGAGGCCCGGCCGGGCAGCCTCGAGCGCAGCAGCGACTCCCTGGAAGGCCGGACGGAGCTGTACTGGCTGTTCGCGGCGGGAGCCTTCGCGCTCGCCCTTCCGGATGCCGTGACGATCATCCGCCGGTACCGGGAACTGCCCCGTGCTGCAGCGTCCCCCATTCCGGCCAGGGCAGCCGCACGGGACGAGCGCGTCAAATGA
- a CDS encoding ROK family transcriptional regulator — protein sequence MGDFNLTVILDAIRRTSGGLSRVELAQIVGLSPQTISNISRRLLDQNLIVEAGKEGSGPGKPRTILRLNPKGMYAVGVHLDPAVTTFVVMDLVGSVVQHARIDTPGGNDPSAVIATIAAQVARVVEESGVDRDRIAGLGVAAPGPIDLDNGTVVDPPLLPGWDRVELRNALSEATGYSVLVDKDVTSAAVAETWAGGPSGAGSFVFMYMGTGIGCGIVLNDEVIRGTSGNAGEIGHIMVDPDGPPCDCGLRGCVKSSCIPQVLVAEAEAAGILDGTRPGNSGAEVQQSFARLCELADAGDERAVAIIDKSATLVARAISVVTNTLDVERVVFGGPFWSGMADRFLAKVPALLEANSAARLIHPIEVVGTGVGEDVGAIGAASLVLEHTLAPRAQRLLLES from the coding sequence ATGGGGGATTTCAACCTCACAGTCATCCTTGACGCCATCCGCCGGACATCGGGCGGACTCAGCCGGGTTGAGCTGGCCCAGATCGTGGGATTGTCTCCGCAGACCATCTCCAACATCTCCCGCCGGCTGCTGGACCAGAACCTGATTGTCGAAGCGGGCAAGGAAGGCAGCGGCCCGGGCAAGCCCCGGACCATCCTCCGCCTCAACCCCAAGGGCATGTACGCCGTCGGCGTCCACCTCGACCCTGCCGTGACCACCTTCGTGGTCATGGACCTGGTGGGATCAGTCGTCCAGCACGCGCGGATCGACACTCCCGGCGGCAACGATCCGTCAGCCGTCATTGCCACCATCGCCGCGCAGGTTGCCCGGGTAGTGGAGGAATCCGGCGTCGACCGGGACCGGATCGCCGGACTTGGCGTGGCGGCGCCGGGCCCCATCGACCTGGACAACGGGACCGTGGTGGACCCGCCGCTGCTTCCGGGGTGGGACCGGGTGGAGTTGCGCAACGCGCTGTCCGAGGCCACCGGATACTCCGTCCTGGTGGACAAGGACGTCACCAGCGCCGCCGTGGCGGAAACCTGGGCCGGCGGCCCAAGCGGGGCAGGCAGCTTCGTGTTCATGTACATGGGCACCGGCATCGGCTGCGGCATTGTCCTCAATGACGAAGTCATCCGCGGCACGTCAGGCAACGCCGGGGAAATCGGCCACATCATGGTGGACCCGGATGGCCCCCCGTGCGATTGCGGGCTGCGCGGCTGTGTTAAATCGTCCTGCATCCCGCAGGTCCTGGTGGCTGAGGCGGAGGCCGCGGGCATCCTGGACGGCACCCGTCCCGGCAACAGCGGCGCGGAGGTGCAGCAGAGCTTCGCCCGGTTGTGCGAACTGGCCGACGCCGGCGACGAACGCGCCGTGGCCATCATCGACAAATCCGCCACCCTGGTGGCCCGCGCTATTTCCGTGGTGACCAACACCCTGGACGTGGAGCGGGTGGTGTTCGGCGGCCCCTTCTGGAGCGGCATGGCCGACCGGTTCCTGGCCAAGGTGCCTGCGCTGCTGGAGGCGAACAGCGCCGCGCGGCTCATCCACCCCATCGAGGTGGTGGGCACAGGAGTGGGCGAAGACGTGGGTGCCATCGGGGCAGCGTCACTGGTCCTCGAACACACCCTGGCGCCACGGGCGCAGCGGCTCCTGCTGGAAAGTTAG
- a CDS encoding SAM-dependent methyltransferase gives MAPTTRSTADNSRGSAARLAKALAIVLGTPDVPLRLKAWDGSEAGPRDAPVLEFRSRRALRRILWSPGQLGLSRAYVAGELDAPGDIFAAFTALSSAGKFAEPGPFRRPTVPELLTLAATAVQLGAVGPNPAPPPEEARVARKGRVHSRHRDAAAISHHYDVGNDFYALVLGKSMVYSCAVWADTSGETREGSTGENSTAGVDGPEGLDGLDAAQEAKLDLVCRKLGLKPGMRVLDVGCGWGSFALHAAEKYGVTVLGVTLSAEQANLARKRAAEAGLTEKVEIRVQDYRDVADGPFDAISSIGMSEHVGREQTPGYASALHSLLRPGGRLLNHAISWNAGPTGPDPDSFIPRYVFPDGEMISLGEMVVALEGAGFEVLDVEALRQHYALTLRAWVRRLEANWDQAVALTGVGRARIWRLYMASSAIGFDNGLTGVNQVLVQRPGGAEPPLRRTGWM, from the coding sequence ATGGCACCAACAACACGCAGCACGGCGGACAACAGCAGGGGCAGTGCGGCCAGGCTGGCCAAGGCTTTGGCCATTGTCCTTGGCACGCCTGACGTGCCCTTGCGGCTGAAAGCCTGGGACGGGTCCGAAGCAGGGCCCCGGGACGCTCCCGTCCTGGAATTCCGGTCGCGCCGGGCGCTGCGGCGGATCCTGTGGTCGCCGGGCCAGTTGGGACTGAGCCGTGCCTATGTGGCCGGAGAGCTGGACGCACCCGGCGATATTTTCGCCGCCTTCACGGCCTTGAGCTCGGCGGGCAAATTTGCCGAGCCCGGGCCGTTCCGCCGGCCAACCGTTCCTGAGCTCTTGACGCTCGCGGCTACGGCCGTGCAGCTCGGCGCGGTGGGTCCCAACCCGGCACCTCCGCCCGAAGAGGCCCGTGTCGCCCGTAAGGGCCGGGTGCACTCCCGCCACCGTGATGCCGCGGCCATCTCCCACCATTACGACGTCGGCAACGACTTTTACGCCCTGGTCCTGGGCAAATCAATGGTCTACTCCTGCGCCGTCTGGGCAGACACCTCCGGCGAGACCAGAGAGGGCAGCACCGGAGAGAACAGCACGGCCGGCGTCGACGGCCCGGAAGGCCTGGACGGCTTGGATGCTGCTCAGGAGGCCAAGCTGGATCTGGTGTGCCGGAAGCTGGGCCTGAAGCCCGGGATGCGCGTGCTTGATGTGGGCTGCGGCTGGGGCAGTTTTGCCCTGCACGCGGCGGAAAAGTACGGCGTCACAGTGCTGGGGGTGACGCTGTCCGCCGAGCAGGCCAACCTGGCACGGAAGCGCGCGGCAGAGGCGGGGCTGACGGAGAAGGTGGAGATCCGGGTACAGGATTACCGGGACGTGGCGGACGGGCCGTTCGACGCGATCAGCTCCATCGGGATGTCCGAGCATGTGGGGCGTGAGCAGACCCCCGGCTACGCCTCCGCCCTCCATTCGCTGCTCCGGCCCGGTGGCAGGCTCTTGAACCACGCGATTTCCTGGAATGCCGGCCCCACGGGTCCGGACCCCGATTCGTTCATTCCCCGGTACGTATTTCCCGACGGCGAGATGATCAGCCTGGGCGAAATGGTGGTGGCGCTCGAGGGAGCGGGGTTTGAGGTCCTGGACGTTGAAGCGTTGCGGCAGCACTACGCCCTGACGCTGCGTGCCTGGGTGCGGCGGCTCGAAGCGAACTGGGACCAGGCAGTGGCGCTAACCGGAGTTGGCCGCGCCAGGATCTGGCGGCTGTACATGGCGTCGAGTGCCATCGGCTTTGACAACGGCCTGACCGGGGTGAACCAGGTCCTGGTACAACGTCCCGGCGGCGCCGAGCCTCCGCTTCGCCGCACGGGGTGGATGTAA
- a CDS encoding FAD-dependent oxidoreductase — MIAARTDVVVIGAGQAGLSAAFHLQRRGLAYEMFDAEAGPGGAWRHRWKSLRMGTVNGISDLPGIAKPAVDPREPSSEFLTRYFGDYEQELGLTVRRPVKVSSVSREDDDPAGRLRVVTSIGDWSARALINATGTWTRPFWPIYPGRNSFRGRQLHVADYVSATEFLGKHVIVVGGGVSAVGLLDEISQVTSTSWFTRREPVWRDDEFDARAGHDAVALVEERVRKGLPPQSVVSVTGLIRTPALRAAAARGALDRQPMFTAIEPGGVRLADGGFLAADAILWATGFRAELEHLAPLHLRGPGGGIAMDGTQVAAEPRVHLVGYGPSSSTIGANRAGRAAVAAILKLPGLAPAAEPVPWG; from the coding sequence GTGATTGCTGCCCGAACCGATGTTGTGGTGATCGGCGCGGGGCAGGCCGGACTATCGGCCGCCTTCCACCTGCAGCGCCGAGGGCTTGCATATGAGATGTTCGACGCCGAGGCCGGGCCCGGCGGCGCATGGCGCCACCGCTGGAAGAGCCTCCGCATGGGCACCGTCAACGGAATCAGCGATTTGCCGGGCATCGCCAAGCCCGCAGTGGATCCCCGCGAACCCAGTTCCGAATTCCTCACCCGCTACTTCGGGGACTACGAACAGGAACTGGGGCTGACGGTCCGGAGGCCCGTCAAGGTCTCTTCGGTCAGCCGCGAGGACGACGACCCTGCTGGCCGGCTCCGCGTGGTTACGTCCATCGGGGACTGGAGCGCCCGGGCACTCATCAATGCCACGGGCACTTGGACCAGGCCGTTCTGGCCCATTTACCCGGGGCGGAACAGCTTCCGTGGCAGGCAGTTGCACGTGGCGGATTACGTCTCCGCCACCGAATTTTTGGGCAAGCATGTCATTGTGGTGGGCGGCGGCGTTTCGGCTGTCGGCCTCCTGGACGAGATCTCCCAGGTCACCTCCACGAGCTGGTTTACCCGCCGTGAGCCTGTCTGGCGCGACGACGAATTCGACGCCCGCGCCGGGCACGACGCGGTGGCACTCGTAGAGGAGCGGGTCCGGAAAGGCCTGCCGCCACAAAGCGTGGTGTCGGTGACCGGGCTGATCCGGACCCCGGCGCTACGGGCCGCTGCGGCCCGCGGCGCCCTGGACAGGCAGCCGATGTTCACCGCCATCGAGCCCGGTGGCGTCCGGCTGGCGGACGGCGGATTCCTCGCGGCGGACGCCATCCTGTGGGCCACGGGGTTCCGGGCAGAGTTGGAACACCTGGCTCCGCTGCACCTTCGCGGGCCGGGCGGCGGAATCGCCATGGACGGGACACAGGTGGCAGCCGAGCCGCGCGTCCACCTGGTGGGCTACGGCCCGTCGTCGTCCACCATCGGCGCCAACCGGGCCGGCCGGGCGGCAGTGGCGGCGATTCTCAAACTGCCCGGATTGGCGCCGGCAGCGGAGCCGGTGCCTTGGGGCTGA
- a CDS encoding class I SAM-dependent methyltransferase — translation MEDTPQLRNNGREHVATDSLDRIFGVLRRHPDVEAPNLQAWDATDRLLLETAAATVRPGSAVTVIGDRYGALTLGALDLLAPGTLRVHQDLVTGERALQQNARAWQATQETDDAGSGRVPEFRQLPLGAELLTGADTVLLQLPKTLAELDEVAATVARHAAPGALILAGGRVKHMSLGMNGVLERYFDSVQPQLARQKSRVIVASHSKAGQPPTSFPAVVHLDELGLDVAAHGAVFAGPKLDIGTRFLLTFLPAMKPARHAVDLGCGTGILAAMYARTYPEAKVTATDQSAAAVASALATARANGLDGRISALQDDALSTMADASADLVLLNPPFHVGAGVHAGAGLKLIEAAGRVLAPGGELWTVYNRHLPYLPALERAVGPTTVEGNNPKFTVARSVRRSAG, via the coding sequence GTGGAAGACACCCCGCAGCTTAGGAACAACGGCAGGGAACACGTGGCAACAGACAGTCTTGACCGGATCTTCGGGGTCCTTCGGCGGCACCCTGACGTGGAGGCCCCCAACCTTCAGGCGTGGGATGCCACGGACAGGCTCCTCCTGGAAACCGCCGCAGCTACAGTCCGCCCCGGCAGTGCTGTCACAGTCATCGGCGACCGCTATGGTGCCCTCACCCTGGGCGCCCTGGACCTGCTGGCTCCGGGTACGCTGCGCGTGCACCAGGACCTGGTCACCGGAGAACGCGCGCTCCAGCAAAACGCCCGCGCCTGGCAGGCAACACAGGAGACGGACGACGCCGGCAGCGGCCGGGTGCCGGAATTCCGCCAGTTGCCGCTCGGCGCCGAACTCCTCACCGGGGCGGACACGGTGCTGCTGCAGTTGCCAAAAACCCTGGCCGAGCTGGATGAAGTGGCTGCCACGGTTGCCCGCCATGCCGCGCCCGGGGCCCTCATCCTCGCAGGCGGACGGGTGAAACACATGTCGCTCGGCATGAATGGCGTCCTCGAGCGGTATTTTGACTCGGTCCAGCCCCAGCTCGCCCGGCAAAAGTCCCGCGTCATTGTGGCGTCCCACTCGAAGGCGGGCCAGCCGCCCACGTCCTTTCCCGCCGTCGTGCACCTCGACGAACTCGGCCTGGACGTCGCAGCCCACGGAGCCGTGTTCGCCGGCCCCAAACTGGACATCGGCACCCGGTTCCTGCTGACGTTCCTTCCGGCCATGAAACCGGCCCGGCACGCGGTGGACCTCGGCTGCGGAACGGGAATCCTCGCCGCCATGTACGCCAGGACGTACCCGGAGGCAAAGGTGACCGCCACGGACCAATCGGCCGCGGCTGTTGCCTCAGCACTCGCTACTGCCCGGGCCAACGGGCTCGACGGGCGGATCAGCGCACTGCAGGATGATGCCCTTAGCACCATGGCCGATGCCAGCGCTGACCTTGTCCTCCTGAATCCGCCGTTCCACGTAGGCGCAGGGGTCCATGCGGGTGCGGGCCTGAAGCTGATTGAGGCGGCCGGCCGGGTCCTGGCTCCCGGGGGTGAACTCTGGACCGTCTACAACAGGCACCTGCCCTATCTTCCTGCGCTGGAACGGGCGGTGGGACCCACCACAGTGGAAGGGAACAACCCCAAATTCACTGTGGCGCGCAGTGTCCGGCGGTCCGCCGGATAG
- the rsfS gene encoding ribosome silencing factor: protein MTASDTSITIARDAAKAAADKLAQDIVALDVSERLALADVFLIASAPSERQVNAIVDGIEEELAKQDLRPVRREGRSGGRWVLLDYSDIVIHVQHEEDRVFYALERLWKDCPVVDLQLEDAAAATSDSE from the coding sequence GTGACTGCATCAGATACATCCATCACCATTGCCCGCGACGCCGCCAAGGCTGCTGCGGACAAGCTTGCCCAGGACATTGTTGCCCTCGACGTGAGTGAACGCCTGGCACTGGCCGACGTTTTCCTCATTGCGTCAGCCCCCAGTGAGCGTCAGGTCAACGCGATCGTGGACGGCATCGAGGAAGAACTTGCCAAGCAGGACCTGCGGCCGGTCCGCCGCGAAGGCCGATCCGGCGGCCGCTGGGTCCTCCTGGACTACTCCGACATCGTGATCCACGTCCAGCACGAAGAGGACCGGGTCTTCTACGCGCTTGAGCGGCTCTGGAAAGACTGCCCGGTGGTGGACCTGCAACTGGAAGACGCCGCCGCGGCCACGTCCGACAGCGAATAA